The Sorangiineae bacterium MSr11367 genome window below encodes:
- a CDS encoding metalloregulator ArsR/SmtB family transcription factor: MNLSQYVGTLNLLGDESRIRLCALLRERELSVTDLVRVTGISQSRVSTHLARLREGGFVRDRRDGQHSFYALAVDTLPPTAKAILDETTSAADPTLEGDRRRLSELDAEQRGALPESFIGKMDLHYSPGRTWPSLVVGIAALLRLGDVLDAGSGDGAVAGYLAPHCRSLTCIDANARMIEAANERLARYENVRAQVADVHELPFAKASFDAVLVFHTLTYAENPERALAECARVLRPGGRIVVLSLDQHEQREITAPYGERHTGFSPRTLRNMLARAGLAVTSSQVACRESKKPHFQVVLAIAEKTK; this comes from the coding sequence ATGAATCTCTCCCAGTACGTCGGAACCTTGAACCTGTTGGGCGACGAGAGCCGCATTCGGCTCTGTGCGCTCTTGCGCGAGCGCGAGCTGAGCGTGACGGATCTCGTGCGCGTGACGGGGATCTCGCAGTCGCGCGTGTCGACGCACCTGGCGCGGCTGCGCGAGGGTGGTTTCGTGCGCGATCGGCGCGATGGGCAGCATTCGTTTTACGCGCTGGCGGTGGACACCCTGCCGCCGACGGCGAAGGCGATCCTCGACGAGACCACGAGTGCGGCCGATCCGACGTTGGAAGGCGATCGACGAAGGCTCTCGGAGCTCGATGCCGAGCAGCGCGGCGCCCTTCCCGAATCGTTCATCGGGAAGATGGATCTCCACTATTCGCCGGGCCGCACGTGGCCGTCGCTGGTCGTGGGGATCGCGGCGCTGCTGCGGCTGGGCGACGTGCTCGATGCCGGTTCGGGCGATGGCGCCGTCGCCGGCTACCTCGCGCCGCACTGCCGTTCACTCACCTGCATCGACGCGAACGCGCGCATGATCGAGGCCGCGAACGAGCGGCTCGCACGCTACGAGAACGTGCGCGCGCAAGTGGCCGACGTGCACGAGCTGCCCTTCGCGAAGGCGTCGTTCGACGCGGTGCTCGTGTTTCACACGCTGACGTACGCCGAGAACCCGGAGCGGGCCCTCGCCGAGTGCGCGCGCGTGCTGCGTCCCGGCGGCCGCATCGTGGTGCTCTCGCTCGATCAACACGAGCAGCGCGAGATCACCGCGCCCTATGGCGAGCGCCACACGGGCTTTTCGCCCCGCACCTTGCGCAACATGCTCGCGCGTGCCGGGCTCGCCGTTACATCGTCCCAGGTCGCTTGCCGCGAAAGCAAGAAGCCGCATTTTCAGGTCGTGCTGGCCATCGCCGAGAAAACCAAATGA